The Lactuca sativa cultivar Salinas chromosome 2, Lsat_Salinas_v11, whole genome shotgun sequence genome includes a window with the following:
- the LOC111918878 gene encoding agglutinin-like protein 5, which produces MANTPFLLETRFNFNPLLQQTFRLSPLRSFPTKLSSGNNHSFKLNYTPYKGIKYSSKLSIKCLMSAKPEGETGIGGNTYPDDNDLKAVAISSGININEVLCRSMQYVLTALQFPVITGVLLGLLFLYDHQFAFAASGGRMGCSSFSSSSTKSSISSSSSSSTTSKSSYPSSSSSSSSSSYKSSKSSSSSTPKSSSYSSSSSTSSTKPSSSSSSSSSWSSSSTKPETSSSSWSSKNSSSWSSSYESPKSSSSYENPKSSSSYEIPKSWYSYEIPKSSPSSSSKRPNKSSSSSPNPVKDGVEPAVVVDQAVAVEPAVGVQPAVRVDPIIAGAMIFLAVGFVAAILPRPLLAQKTSVLKLQVGLSGNIRSVQKDLNRIAEKADTSCPEGLSYILQETTRVLQRYPDYCISGYSSVDAKRSIVDVETLFNQLCIDERSKFDEETLVNVNNIRKQSATTQRPNDFNAEYIVITIVVAAGGMHKLPPINSSAKLKEALQNLATIPSSSVKAVEVLWTPQDENDTLTKQEYLEDYSLLRPL; this is translated from the exons ATGGCGAACACACCTTTCCTGCTAGAAACCAGATTCAATTTCAACCCTTTGCTCCAACAGACCTTCCGTTTGTCCCCACTTCGTTCTTTCCCAACCAAATTGTCGTCTGGAAATAATCATTCTTTCAAACTGAACTACACTCCTTACAAGGGAATCAaatattcctccaagttgagcATTAAATGCCTCATGAGCGCTAAGCCCGAAGGAGAAACTGGAATTGGTGGAAATAcatacccggatgataacgatttgaaagcagttgCTATTAGCAGCGGTATAAATATAAACGAAGTGCTTTGTAGATCAATGCAATACGTCCTGACAGCCTTACAATTTCCCGTCATAACTGGAGTTTTATTGGGTTTGTTATTTCTGTACGATCATCAGTTTGCGTTTGCTGCTTCCGGTGGCCGAATGGGTTGTAGCTCATTTTCTTCTTCGTCTACCAAGTCATCCATTTCTTCTTCCTCGTCTTCCTCTACAACATCGAAATCGTcatatccttcttcttcttcttcttcttcatcttcctcttATAAAAGCTCGAAATCGTCATCATCTTCAACCCCGAAGTCTTCATCATATTCATCTTCGTCGTCTACTTCATCTACAAAGCCTTCCTcatcgtcttcttcttcttcttcctggTCGTCTTCGTCTACAAAGCCAGAGACGTCTTCTTCTTCCTGGTCGTCTAAGAATTCTTCTTCTTGGTCATCTTCATATGAAAGCCCGAAGTCTTCGTCTTCATATGAAAACCCAAAATCTTCATCTTCGTATGAAATCCCGAAGTCTTGGTATTCATATGAAATCCCGAAGTCGTCACCTTCGTCTTCTTCTAAAAGGCCAAATAAGTCATCATCTTCGTCTCCAAATCCAGTCAAGGATGGTGTAGAGCCAGCGGTTGTAGTTGATCAAGCGGTTGCAGTTGAGCCAGCCGTTGGAGTTCAGCCAGCGGTTAGAGTTGATCCAATAATTGCAGGCGCAATGATTTTTCTTGCTGTAGGTTTTGTGGCTGCAATCTTACCACGACCTCTGCTTGCCCAGAAAACAAGTGTTCTGAAGCTTCAG GTTGGATTGTCGGGTAATATTAGATCAGTGCAAAAGGATCTCAATCGGATTGCTGAGAAAGCTGATACATCCTGCCCTGAGGGCTTGAGCTATATATTACAAG AGACAACACGAGTTCTACAACGATATCCTGATTATTGCATCTCTGGTTATTCCTCT GTGGATGCAAAGAGGAGCATCGTGGATGTTGAGACACTATTTAATCAACTTTGTATTGACGAAAGGAGTAAATTTGATGAGGAGACTCTGGTCAACGTGAACAACATCAGAAAGCAAAGTGCAACAACTCAAAGACCTAATGACTTCAATGCCGAGTATATTGTG ATTACAATCGTTGTTGCTGCTGGAGGCATGCATAAACTGCCGCCCATAAACAGCAGTGCAAAATTGAAGGAAGCATTGCAAAACCTGGCAACTATCCCTTCAAGCAGCGTTAAG GCTGTTGAGGTGTTATGGACACCACAAGATGAAAATGACACTCTTACAAAACAAGAATATCTTGAAGATTATTCGTTGTTGCGCCCTCTGTAG